One Streptomyces hundungensis DNA segment encodes these proteins:
- a CDS encoding geranylgeranyl reductase family protein, giving the protein MSSENADAGTDGPLGENQGDPGAEPAAEPAAGPAEGPVWDVVVVGAGPAGASAAHAAAIAGRTVLLLEKAELPRYKTCGGGIIGPSRDALPPGFELPLQDRVHAVTFSLNGKLTRTRRSKKMLFGLINRPEFDAGLVAAAEKAGAVVRTGVAVSKVEQHGSAVPDRRTVAVVLSDGETVLARAVVGADGSAGRIGTHVGVRTEQVDLGLEAEIPVPPSVAEDWAGRVLIDWGPLPGSYGWVFPKGDTLTVGVIATRGEGAATKRYLEDFIARLGLAGFEPAISSGHLTRCRSDDSPLSRGRVLVCGDAAGLLEPWTREGISFALRSGRLAGEWAVRIAESQDAVDARRQALNYAFAIKAGLGVEMAVGRRMLSLFEKRPLLLHTAITGLRPAWKAFADITRGATTLAGLVRAHPMARRALDAVDR; this is encoded by the coding sequence GTGAGCAGCGAGAACGCAGACGCCGGGACGGACGGACCGCTGGGGGAGAACCAGGGCGATCCCGGCGCCGAGCCGGCGGCCGAGCCGGCGGCCGGACCGGCCGAGGGGCCCGTCTGGGATGTCGTGGTGGTCGGCGCGGGCCCCGCGGGAGCCAGCGCCGCGCACGCGGCGGCCATCGCGGGGCGCACGGTGCTCCTCCTGGAGAAGGCCGAACTGCCCCGCTACAAGACGTGCGGCGGCGGCATCATCGGCCCCTCGCGCGACGCCCTGCCCCCCGGCTTCGAACTGCCGCTCCAGGACCGGGTGCACGCGGTCACCTTCTCCCTCAACGGGAAGCTGACGCGCACCCGCAGGTCCAAGAAGATGCTGTTCGGCCTGATCAACCGCCCGGAGTTCGACGCGGGCCTGGTCGCCGCCGCCGAGAAGGCGGGAGCCGTGGTCCGCACCGGCGTCGCCGTCTCCAAGGTCGAGCAGCACGGCTCGGCCGTGCCCGACCGGCGCACCGTCGCCGTGGTCCTGTCCGACGGCGAGACCGTGCTCGCCCGCGCCGTCGTCGGCGCGGACGGCAGCGCCGGCCGCATAGGGACACACGTCGGAGTCCGGACCGAGCAGGTCGACCTGGGTCTGGAGGCCGAGATCCCGGTGCCGCCGAGCGTGGCGGAGGACTGGGCGGGCCGGGTGCTCATCGACTGGGGCCCCCTGCCCGGCAGTTACGGCTGGGTCTTCCCCAAGGGCGACACCCTGACCGTCGGCGTCATCGCGACGCGCGGCGAAGGCGCCGCCACCAAGCGGTACTTGGAGGACTTCATCGCCCGCCTCGGGCTGGCCGGCTTCGAACCGGCCATCTCCTCCGGGCACTTGACGCGCTGCCGCAGCGACGACTCGCCCCTCTCCCGTGGCCGCGTCCTGGTCTGCGGCGACGCGGCGGGCCTGCTGGAGCCGTGGACGAGGGAGGGCATCTCCTTCGCGCTGCGCTCGGGGCGCCTCGCGGGCGAGTGGGCGGTGCGCATCGCCGAATCGCAGGACGCGGTGGACGCCCGCCGCCAGGCGCTGAACTACGCGTTCGCCATCAAGGCGGGTCTCGGCGTGGAAATGGCGGTGGGCCGCCGGATGCTGAGCCTCTTCGAGAAGCGGCCGCTGCTGCTGCACACGGCGATCACGGGCCTGCGACCCGCGTGGAAGGCCTTCGCGGACATCACCCGCGGCGCCACGACCCTGGCCGGCCTGGTGCGCGCCCACCCGATGGCCCGCCGGGCCCTGGACGCCGTCGACCGCTGA
- a CDS encoding nitroreductase family deazaflavin-dependent oxidoreductase, with the protein MSASAHVQKPGWFTVNVLNRSVAWITRRGISVWGSRILAVRGRTSGEWRRTPVNLLTLDGERYLVAPRGHVQWTHNMRAAGGGELHLGKKVEAFSAVEVTDDDKPAVLRAYLKRWKAEVGVFFNGVGPDSSEAELRRIAPDHPVFRITAAK; encoded by the coding sequence ATGTCCGCATCCGCACATGTCCAGAAGCCCGGCTGGTTCACGGTCAACGTCCTCAACCGGTCCGTCGCCTGGATCACCCGGCGCGGGATCAGCGTCTGGGGCTCCCGCATCCTGGCGGTCCGCGGTCGCACGAGCGGCGAATGGCGCCGGACCCCGGTCAATCTGCTGACCCTGGACGGCGAGCGGTATCTGGTGGCGCCGCGCGGCCATGTGCAGTGGACGCACAACATGCGGGCGGCCGGCGGTGGCGAGCTGCACCTCGGCAAGAAGGTCGAGGCGTTCAGCGCGGTGGAGGTCACCGACGACGACAAGCCCGCCGTGCTGCGCGCCTACCTCAAGCGCTGGAAGGCGGAGGTCGGCGTCTTCTTCAACGGCGTGGGTCCCGACTCCAGCGAGGCGGAACTGCGCCGGATCGCCCCCGACCACCCCGTCTTCCGCATCACCGCCGCCAAGTAA
- a CDS encoding TetR/AcrR family transcriptional regulator translates to MSTVQGARARARIEVTAAIKDEARKQLAQDGAAKLSLRAVARELGMVSSALYRYFPSRDDLLTALIVDAYDAVGQSAEHALAKQRPAASPATRWTAVCRAVRAWALAHPHEYALIYGSPVPGYTAPEDTIAPATRVWSVLLTIARDAHQGKGIAPPRPPAPLRAEAERMAADFAPDLPPAVAVALVAACAQLFGLISFELFGQFHRVVEDREPFFTHAAEQLARSVGLVLPA, encoded by the coding sequence ATGAGCACCGTCCAGGGAGCCCGCGCACGGGCACGCATCGAAGTCACCGCGGCCATCAAGGACGAGGCCAGAAAGCAGCTCGCCCAGGACGGCGCGGCCAAGCTCTCGCTGCGCGCCGTCGCCCGTGAACTCGGCATGGTGTCCTCGGCCCTCTACCGGTACTTCCCCAGCCGGGACGACCTCCTGACCGCCCTGATCGTCGACGCCTACGACGCGGTGGGCCAGAGCGCCGAGCACGCGCTGGCCAAGCAGCGGCCCGCGGCCTCGCCCGCGACCCGCTGGACCGCCGTCTGCCGCGCGGTGCGCGCCTGGGCGCTGGCCCATCCGCACGAGTACGCCCTCATCTACGGGTCGCCCGTCCCCGGATACACTGCGCCCGAGGACACCATCGCTCCCGCCACGAGGGTGTGGTCGGTGCTCCTCACCATCGCTCGGGACGCCCATCAGGGCAAGGGCATCGCCCCGCCCCGGCCCCCGGCGCCGCTGCGTGCCGAGGCCGAGCGGATGGCGGCCGATTTCGCGCCGGATCTGCCCCCGGCGGTGGCGGTCGCCCTGGTCGCGGCCTGTGCGCAGCTCTTCGGGCTCATCTCCTTCGAGCTGTTCGGCCAGTTCCACCGCGTCGTCGAGGACCGCGAGCCGTTCTTCACGCACGCCGCCGAGCAGCTGGCCCGGTCGGTCGGCCTGGTACTCCCGGCGTAG
- a CDS encoding sensor histidine kinase, with the protein MEEQQSPPGAGRHGPPWRAEGPPPLLRRWVRGPDGEEAPAGLPWPSTVALTVIVLVGSHVAGRSQSGRGPLDALALVLLIAGCAVLLIRRRHPVVAVFGASLAALVYLGAGYPYGPVFLPVAVGCFAAVIAGCRRQAWCAVALLWLGHLLVAHWLYRWLPPRGDQAAPWSQEVAVAAWAVAVVAVAELVRVRREQWARERAGRAAAAKRRAEQERLRIARELHDVLAHSISVINVQAGVGLALLDSDPEQARTALTTIKSASKEALGEVRQVLETLRAPGEAPRSPAPGLDRLPELVEQAASAGLTVETTTSGGRRALPPGTDLAAFRIVQEALTNVVRHSAARTARVTIDQEPGALVLRVDDDGPASGGKAGGSGNGLIGMRERAAALGGSIDAGPLPSGGFRVTARLPLAGHSKETS; encoded by the coding sequence ATGGAAGAGCAGCAGTCTCCGCCCGGCGCCGGCCGCCACGGTCCGCCCTGGCGGGCGGAGGGGCCGCCGCCCCTGCTGCGGCGCTGGGTGCGCGGGCCGGACGGCGAGGAGGCCCCGGCCGGGCTGCCCTGGCCTTCGACGGTCGCGCTGACCGTGATCGTGCTGGTCGGCTCCCATGTCGCGGGGCGCTCCCAGTCGGGCCGCGGCCCGCTCGACGCCCTCGCCCTCGTGCTGCTCATCGCCGGCTGCGCGGTTCTCCTGATCCGCCGGCGCCACCCGGTGGTCGCGGTGTTCGGCGCCTCGCTGGCGGCCCTGGTCTACCTCGGCGCCGGATACCCCTACGGCCCGGTGTTCCTGCCCGTGGCGGTCGGCTGTTTCGCCGCGGTCATCGCCGGCTGCCGCCGTCAGGCCTGGTGCGCGGTGGCCCTGCTGTGGCTCGGACACCTCCTCGTCGCGCACTGGCTCTACCGGTGGCTCCCGCCGCGCGGCGACCAGGCCGCGCCGTGGAGCCAGGAAGTGGCCGTCGCCGCCTGGGCGGTGGCCGTCGTCGCGGTCGCCGAACTCGTCCGGGTACGCAGGGAGCAGTGGGCGAGGGAGCGCGCCGGGCGGGCCGCGGCGGCGAAACGGCGGGCCGAGCAGGAACGGCTGCGCATCGCCCGCGAGTTGCACGACGTGCTGGCCCACAGCATTTCCGTCATCAACGTCCAGGCCGGCGTCGGTCTCGCTCTGCTGGACTCCGACCCCGAACAGGCCCGTACCGCGCTGACCACCATCAAGTCCGCGAGCAAGGAGGCGCTCGGCGAGGTGCGCCAAGTCCTGGAGACTCTGCGCGCCCCGGGGGAGGCCCCCCGCTCCCCGGCCCCCGGCCTCGACCGGCTGCCCGAGCTGGTCGAGCAGGCGGCGAGCGCCGGACTCACCGTCGAGACCACGACCAGCGGGGGACGCCGGGCCCTGCCGCCCGGCACCGACCTGGCGGCCTTCCGCATCGTGCAGGAGGCCCTCACCAATGTCGTGCGCCACTCCGCGGCACGCACCGCCCGGGTCACGATCGACCAGGAACCCGGCGCGCTCGTGCTGCGCGTCGACGACGACGGCCCGGCGTCCGGCGGCAAGGCGGGCGGCAGCGGCAACGGCCTGATCGGTATGCGGGAGCGGGCCGCCGCGCTCGGGGGCAGCATCGACGCCGGTCCGCTCCCGTCCGGCGGCTTCCGGGTCACCGCCCGGCTTCCGCTGGCGGGCCACTCCAAGGAGACCTCATGA
- a CDS encoding response regulator transcription factor, with translation MIRVLLADDQLLVRAGFRALLDAQGDIEVVGEAADGREALGLVRELRPDVVLMDIRMPRLDGLAATREITSEQALATVKVVMLTTFELDEYVFEAIRAGACGFLVKDTEPDELLRAVRAVVDGDALLSPGVTRRLIAEFAARSKEPAADGALAELTEREREVMALVGIGLSNDEIARRLVVSPLTAKTHVSRAMVKLGARDRAQLVVLAYESGLVRPGWLG, from the coding sequence ATGATCCGCGTCCTGCTCGCCGACGACCAGCTCCTGGTACGGGCGGGGTTCCGGGCCCTCCTCGACGCCCAGGGCGACATCGAGGTGGTGGGGGAGGCCGCCGACGGCCGCGAGGCACTGGGCCTGGTGCGCGAACTGCGCCCCGACGTCGTTCTGATGGACATCCGGATGCCACGGCTCGACGGCCTGGCCGCCACCCGTGAGATCACCTCCGAGCAGGCACTGGCCACGGTGAAGGTGGTCATGCTCACCACGTTCGAGCTCGACGAGTACGTCTTCGAGGCGATCCGCGCCGGTGCCTGCGGCTTCCTCGTGAAGGACACCGAACCGGACGAACTGCTGCGCGCGGTCCGGGCGGTGGTCGACGGGGACGCGCTGCTGTCCCCCGGAGTGACGCGGCGGCTGATCGCCGAGTTCGCCGCGCGCTCCAAGGAGCCGGCCGCCGACGGCGCGCTGGCCGAACTCACCGAGCGGGAAAGGGAGGTGATGGCGCTCGTCGGCATCGGCCTCTCCAACGACGAGATCGCCCGTCGTCTCGTGGTCAGCCCGCTGACCGCCAAGACCCATGTCAGCCGCGCCATGGTGAAGCTCGGCGCCCGGGACCGGGCCCAACTGGTCGTCCTGGCCTACGAGTCGGGGCTCGTGCGCCCCGGCTGGCTCGGCTGA
- a CDS encoding DUF6332 family protein: MVTRSRAERDAITIEIGYALASALLAAGVVFGVITGSGYALELPHPLRRVLLLLGGGGALVVFVWRTVHVLWRFPYGSGREPRQPSQPGRTSPDS; the protein is encoded by the coding sequence ATGGTGACACGGAGCCGGGCCGAGCGGGACGCCATCACGATCGAGATCGGATACGCACTGGCCAGCGCCCTGTTGGCGGCGGGTGTGGTGTTCGGCGTCATCACCGGCTCCGGCTACGCCCTCGAACTCCCGCACCCGCTCAGGCGCGTGCTGCTGCTCCTGGGCGGCGGCGGCGCGCTCGTCGTGTTCGTCTGGCGGACCGTGCACGTGCTGTGGCGCTTTCCGTACGGGTCCGGCCGGGAGCCCCGTCAGCCGAGCCAGCCGGGGCGCACGAGCCCCGACTCGTAG
- a CDS encoding MarR family winged helix-turn-helix transcriptional regulator, with translation MATEKRERLLVEEWRDILAVHARTTCELDRELQAFGMCASDFEVLDILAEGREGDPACAFRVQELAARIHLSQSALSRLIGRLEKDGLVTRGMCSEDRRGVSVVITESGRSRHAEVLPVQRAVLARMLADRPQA, from the coding sequence ATGGCGACTGAGAAGCGCGAGCGCCTGCTCGTGGAGGAGTGGCGGGACATCCTCGCGGTTCACGCGCGCACCACGTGCGAGCTCGACCGCGAGTTGCAGGCGTTCGGCATGTGCGCGAGCGACTTCGAGGTTCTCGACATCCTGGCCGAGGGGCGCGAGGGCGACCCGGCTTGTGCCTTCCGGGTCCAGGAGTTGGCCGCGCGGATCCATCTCAGCCAGAGCGCGCTGTCCCGTCTCATCGGGCGTCTGGAAAAGGACGGTCTGGTCACGCGGGGGATGTGCAGTGAGGACCGGCGCGGGGTGAGCGTGGTGATCACCGAGTCGGGCCGCTCCCGCCATGCCGAGGTGCTCCCGGTCCAGCGCGCGGTGCTCGCCCGGATGCTCGCGGACCGGCCCCAGGCCTGA
- a CDS encoding MFS transporter, giving the protein MPLLNKVRTAAPGGPGDTIAAPSLSRLRSALTVFFALDGFLFAGWVVRIPAIKQQTNASAGELGLALLGVSAGAVVTMVLTGRLCRRFGSHPVTVACGALMALAIALPAQTHSALALGLALLVFGAAYGGINVAMNSAAVDLVAALRRPVMPSFHAAFSLGGMVGAGAGALVASGLSPTAHLLALTGLGLLVTALAGRVLLHHPAPVRAKTPHSEGRRLDGRARRLVLLFGVIALCTAYGEGAMADWGALHLEQDLAANPGVAAVGYSLFALAMTAGRLSGTALLERLGQTRTLVMGGLTAAAGMLLGALAPTAWLALAGFAVMGLGLANIFPVAIARAGALAGPGGVAAASTLGYGGMLLGPPAIGLLAEWFSLPLALTTVAVLAAAAALIGYAARNATAPRD; this is encoded by the coding sequence GTGCCGCTACTAAACAAAGTACGGACGGCTGCTCCGGGGGGACCTGGCGACACGATCGCCGCACCCTCCCTGTCCCGCCTCCGCTCCGCCCTGACCGTGTTCTTCGCCCTCGACGGCTTTCTGTTCGCCGGGTGGGTGGTCCGCATCCCCGCCATCAAGCAGCAGACCAACGCCTCCGCGGGCGAGCTGGGCCTGGCCCTGCTGGGCGTCTCGGCCGGCGCGGTGGTGACGATGGTGCTCACCGGCCGGCTCTGCCGACGCTTCGGCAGCCATCCGGTCACCGTCGCCTGCGGCGCGCTGATGGCCCTCGCCATCGCGCTGCCCGCGCAGACCCACTCCGCGCTCGCACTCGGTCTGGCGCTGCTCGTGTTCGGTGCCGCGTACGGCGGTATCAACGTCGCGATGAACAGCGCCGCCGTCGATCTGGTGGCCGCGCTGCGCCGCCCGGTGATGCCCAGTTTCCACGCGGCCTTCAGCCTCGGCGGGATGGTCGGAGCGGGCGCCGGCGCGCTGGTCGCCTCGGGGCTCTCCCCGACCGCGCACCTCCTGGCCCTGACCGGGCTCGGGCTCCTGGTGACCGCACTGGCCGGGCGGGTGCTGCTGCATCACCCCGCGCCGGTCCGCGCGAAGACGCCGCACTCCGAGGGGCGCCGGCTCGACGGCCGGGCCCGGCGTCTGGTGCTGCTCTTCGGAGTGATCGCCCTGTGCACCGCGTACGGGGAAGGCGCGATGGCGGACTGGGGCGCGCTCCACCTGGAGCAGGACCTGGCCGCGAACCCGGGCGTCGCCGCGGTGGGGTACTCCCTGTTCGCCCTCGCCATGACGGCCGGCCGTCTTTCCGGGACCGCGCTGCTCGAACGGCTCGGCCAGACCCGCACGTTGGTGATGGGCGGGCTCACGGCCGCGGCCGGGATGCTGCTCGGCGCGCTGGCCCCCACGGCCTGGCTCGCGCTGGCCGGTTTCGCCGTGATGGGCCTGGGCCTCGCCAACATCTTCCCCGTCGCCATAGCGAGGGCGGGCGCCCTCGCCGGGCCCGGCGGGGTGGCGGCCGCCTCCACGCTCGGCTACGGCGGCATGCTGCTCGGGCCGCCCGCGATCGGGCTGCTCGCCGAGTGGTTCTCGCTGCCGCTCGCCCTGACCACGGTCGCCGTACTGGCCGCGGCCGCCGCGCTGATCGGCTACGCCGCCCGCAACGCGACCGCTCCCCGGGACTGA
- a CDS encoding ROK family protein — MNGKATTTRTRLERGRSALGPALELVHTGRAPTRAVLTSELGVTRATAGAVAAELEALGLIRVDSRPVAVGSQGRPSHRLAVNDAGPVALAAQVHADGFRAALVGLGGEIVATDPGCVIVSADPAQVLGEVVDAGAALLESSGRRCVGAGLAVPSAVAEPEGTALNPLHLAWPAGAPVREIFAERVRAAGITGPAFTGNDVNLAALAEHRHGAGRGSQHLLCVATGHRGVGGALVLDGRLHSGSSGLALEVGHLTVNPDGRPCYCGSRGCLDVEADPLAFLTAAGRTPGPEVSLLEQSRALLRHEYAKDASVRRAAEELVDRLGLGLAGLVNILNPDRIVLGGLHKALLEADPDRLRAVVADRSLWGRSGGVPILACSLDHNSLVGAAELAWQPVLDDPLGALTHQA, encoded by the coding sequence ATGAACGGCAAGGCGACGACCACCCGGACCAGACTGGAGAGGGGCCGCAGCGCGCTCGGACCCGCGCTCGAACTGGTACATACCGGCCGCGCGCCGACCCGCGCCGTGCTCACCTCCGAGCTGGGCGTCACCCGTGCCACCGCGGGCGCGGTCGCCGCGGAACTCGAAGCGCTCGGCCTGATCCGGGTCGACTCCCGGCCCGTCGCGGTCGGCTCGCAAGGCCGCCCCTCGCACCGCCTCGCCGTCAACGACGCCGGGCCCGTCGCGCTCGCGGCGCAGGTGCACGCGGACGGATTCCGGGCCGCGCTCGTCGGCCTCGGCGGCGAGATCGTCGCCACCGACCCGGGCTGTGTCATCGTCTCCGCCGACCCGGCCCAGGTGCTCGGCGAGGTCGTCGACGCGGGCGCCGCCCTCCTCGAAAGCAGCGGCCGACGCTGTGTGGGCGCGGGCCTCGCCGTGCCGTCCGCCGTCGCCGAACCGGAGGGGACCGCGCTCAACCCGCTGCACCTGGCCTGGCCCGCGGGGGCCCCGGTGCGTGAGATCTTCGCCGAGCGCGTCCGCGCCGCGGGCATCACGGGCCCCGCCTTCACCGGCAACGACGTCAACCTCGCCGCGCTCGCCGAGCACCGGCACGGCGCGGGACGCGGCTCCCAGCACCTCCTCTGCGTCGCCACCGGGCACCGCGGCGTCGGCGGCGCCCTGGTCCTCGACGGCCGCCTGCACAGCGGGAGTTCGGGTCTGGCGCTGGAGGTCGGCCACCTCACGGTCAACCCCGACGGCCGCCCCTGCTACTGCGGCAGCCGCGGCTGCCTGGACGTCGAGGCCGACCCGCTGGCCTTCCTCACGGCGGCGGGCCGCACCCCCGGGCCCGAGGTGTCGCTCCTGGAGCAGTCACGGGCGCTGCTGCGCCACGAGTACGCGAAGGACGCCTCCGTGCGCCGCGCCGCCGAGGAACTCGTCGACCGCCTCGGCCTCGGTCTCGCGGGTCTGGTCAACATCCTCAACCCCGACCGGATCGTCCTTGGCGGGCTCCATAAGGCGCTCCTGGAGGCCGACCCCGACCGGCTGCGTGCCGTGGTGGCCGACCGGAGCCTGTGGGGGCGCAGCGGCGGAGTTCCGATCCTGGCCTGTTCCCTGGACCACAACAGCCTGGTCGGGGCCGCCGAGCTGGCCTGGCAGCCGGTGCTCGACGACCCGCTCGGGGCCCTGACTCACCAGGCGTAG
- a CDS encoding phosphotriesterase family protein: MVSAAHTVLGEVAPDRLGVVAAHDHLFIRSPLLPGQELHDVADAAVRLSGFGALGGGTVVQWTPYGMGRRIAELPSLSRDLGVHIIAATGLHQAAHYTAELLDSVRDRLAELFVTELTEGIGGTGVRAGLIKVAGGFHGLDAHAVSTMRAAAEANRRTGAPIAVHLELGTGALDVLDLLCGQLGVAPGSVILGHLNRSPDFTVHRLAAEAGARLAFDGPSRANHATDWRMPDALRALADAGFADRLLLGGDTVTPDTPGMSHLLRRVVPRLELTLGKGLLEQILVTNPARAYAW, translated from the coding sequence CTGGTGAGCGCGGCGCACACGGTTCTCGGCGAGGTCGCGCCGGACCGCCTCGGCGTCGTCGCCGCTCACGACCACCTCTTCATCCGCAGCCCGCTGCTGCCCGGCCAGGAACTGCATGACGTGGCGGACGCGGCGGTGCGCCTGTCCGGATTCGGCGCGCTCGGTGGCGGCACCGTAGTCCAGTGGACGCCGTACGGGATGGGCCGCCGCATCGCCGAACTCCCGTCCCTTTCACGGGACTTGGGTGTGCACATCATTGCCGCCACCGGATTGCACCAGGCCGCCCACTACACGGCCGAGTTGCTCGACTCCGTACGCGACCGGCTCGCCGAGCTGTTCGTCACCGAGCTGACCGAGGGCATCGGGGGCACCGGGGTGCGGGCCGGGCTGATCAAGGTGGCGGGCGGTTTCCACGGCCTCGACGCGCACGCCGTGTCCACGATGCGGGCCGCCGCCGAGGCGAACCGTCGCACGGGCGCCCCGATCGCCGTCCACCTGGAGCTGGGCACCGGCGCGCTCGACGTACTCGACCTGCTGTGCGGGCAGTTGGGGGTGGCGCCCGGTTCGGTGATCCTGGGCCATCTCAACCGCTCCCCCGACTTCACCGTGCACCGCCTGGCCGCCGAGGCCGGCGCCCGACTCGCCTTCGACGGGCCCTCGCGGGCCAACCACGCCACGGACTGGCGGATGCCGGACGCGCTGCGGGCGCTCGCGGACGCGGGGTTCGCCGACCGGCTGCTGCTCGGCGGGGACACCGTGACCCCGGACACCCCGGGGATGTCCCATCTGCTGCGCAGGGTCGTGCCCCGGCTCGAACTCACCCTGGGCAAGGGGTTGTTGGAGCAGATCCTGGTCACCAATCCGGCGCGGGCCTACGCCTGGTGA
- a CDS encoding DUF4865 family protein gives MHAMQYEMTLPADYDMEIIRRRVATRGHLLDDFPGLGLKAYLIRERDAGSPVNSYAPFYLWATPEGMNSFLWGPGFQGIVDDFGRPPVQHWAGLSYVEGPARGAVPRSATRLRVPVPEGVEPARFVAREVSRAPAPGVVASAVAVDPSRWELVRFTLWQQAAAPAEGDVFEVLHVSAPGRTDLPVGRHW, from the coding sequence ATGCATGCCATGCAGTACGAGATGACGCTGCCCGCCGACTACGACATGGAGATCATCCGCAGGCGCGTCGCCACCCGGGGCCACCTTCTGGACGACTTCCCCGGACTGGGGCTCAAGGCCTATCTGATCCGCGAACGAGACGCCGGATCGCCGGTCAACTCCTATGCCCCGTTCTATCTCTGGGCGACCCCCGAAGGCATGAACTCCTTCCTGTGGGGCCCCGGATTCCAGGGGATCGTCGACGACTTCGGCCGGCCCCCGGTTCAGCACTGGGCTGGACTGTCGTACGTCGAGGGCCCCGCGCGCGGGGCGGTGCCCCGCTCGGCGACCCGGCTTCGCGTCCCGGTCCCCGAGGGGGTCGAACCGGCCCGGTTCGTGGCGCGGGAGGTGTCCCGAGCGCCCGCCCCCGGGGTGGTGGCGAGCGCCGTCGCCGTCGACCCGAGCCGCTGGGAGCTGGTGCGCTTCACGCTGTGGCAGCAGGCCGCCGCGCCGGCGGAGGGCGATGTGTTCGAGGTGCTGCACGTGTCGGCGCCCGGACGTACGGATCTGCCCGTGGGGCGGCACTGGTGA
- a CDS encoding TetR/AcrR family transcriptional regulator: MYSTVMSTSERLIEATRELLWERGYVGTSPKAIQQQAGAGQGSMYHHFAGKPDLALAAIRRTTEEMRAAAEATFADGRTAHERISAYLLRERDVLRGCPVGRLTMDPEIIASAELRAPVDETLDWLRHRLAGIVQEGLDQGEFAPSVVPDEIAAAVVATVQGGYVLARASGSPDAFDAGVRGLLSLLAPPPNSH; this comes from the coding sequence ATGTACAGTACGGTCATGAGCACTTCGGAGCGCCTGATCGAGGCCACCCGCGAGCTGTTGTGGGAGCGGGGCTATGTGGGCACCAGCCCCAAGGCCATCCAGCAGCAGGCCGGCGCGGGCCAGGGCAGCATGTACCACCACTTCGCGGGCAAGCCCGACCTGGCGCTCGCCGCGATCCGGCGCACCACCGAGGAGATGCGGGCGGCCGCCGAGGCCACTTTCGCCGACGGCCGCACGGCGCACGAGCGGATCTCGGCGTATCTGCTGCGCGAGCGCGATGTGCTGCGCGGCTGTCCGGTGGGGCGTCTCACCATGGACCCCGAGATCATCGCCAGCGCGGAACTGCGCGCACCGGTCGACGAGACCCTCGACTGGCTGCGCCACCGGCTCGCCGGCATCGTCCAAGAGGGCCTGGATCAGGGTGAGTTCGCGCCTTCCGTCGTGCCCGACGAGATCGCCGCGGCCGTGGTGGCGACCGTCCAGGGCGGCTATGTGCTGGCCCGCGCCTCCGGTTCGCCCGATGCCTTCGACGCGGGGGTGCGCGGTCTGCTCTCCCTGCTCGCGCCGCCGCCCAACTCCCACTGA
- a CDS encoding SHOCT domain-containing protein → MNTPAHTGPGPWIFFVPLVWAAVILTVVTLLRRAGWRGRRGAGRPPMDDRSPIAVLGRRFASGEIDEEEYWRRISVLEEHFGRMDRTPPGKGGAA, encoded by the coding sequence ATGAACACCCCGGCCCACACAGGACCCGGACCCTGGATCTTCTTCGTCCCGCTGGTCTGGGCCGCCGTGATCCTCACCGTCGTGACCCTGCTGCGCCGCGCCGGATGGCGAGGCCGGCGCGGAGCGGGGCGGCCGCCCATGGACGACCGCTCGCCGATCGCCGTCCTCGGCCGCCGGTTCGCGTCCGGCGAGATCGACGAGGAGGAGTACTGGCGCCGGATCTCCGTCCTGGAGGAACACTTCGGGCGGATGGACCGGACGCCTCCCGGCAAGGGAGGCGCGGCCTGA
- a CDS encoding ATP-binding protein encodes MISQPSRQCTVELQALPSRIGQVRRIVSAQLRYWHLDPLIDEAALGVTELLTNVHRHAEPDKMCTVEIELLLDRLTISVHDHDPTLPALRDSNSLATNGRGLALIAAVSESWGVRPLGESGKTVWFTLAAPSPATPLSPYPVYRSTPRFRERPQHAVRGRAGTAARSPVAG; translated from the coding sequence GTGATCAGCCAGCCAAGCAGGCAGTGCACGGTGGAGCTCCAAGCCCTGCCGTCGCGGATCGGTCAGGTCCGCAGAATCGTATCGGCGCAGTTGCGCTACTGGCATCTGGATCCGTTGATAGACGAGGCGGCGCTGGGCGTCACCGAGTTGCTCACCAACGTCCATCGGCACGCCGAGCCGGACAAGATGTGCACGGTGGAGATCGAGCTGCTGCTCGACCGCCTCACCATCTCCGTGCACGACCACGATCCGACCCTGCCCGCCCTGCGGGACTCCAACTCCCTTGCCACCAACGGCCGCGGGCTTGCCCTCATAGCCGCGGTCAGCGAGAGCTGGGGCGTGCGTCCCCTGGGCGAGTCCGGCAAGACGGTGTGGTTCACCCTCGCCGCGCCCTCCCCCGCGACGCCTCTGTCGCCCTACCCCGTGTACCGGTCGACGCCCCGCTTCCGGGAACGCCCCCAGCACGCGGTGCGCGGCCGCGCCGGCACCGCCGCCCGGTCGCCCGTCGCGGGCTGA